The Chryseobacterium oranimense genome contains the following window.
GCTTTCCTGGTTTCAGGTAAAAGGTAATTATAAAGTTCAAAACAGCATGGATTTGGAAAAGATCCTGCTTTAAGAATAAGAACGATATTGCAAAGCTAAGCAAATATTTTCCCAACCGAATTTATTGTCCAGGTTAATGCAAAGTAAAATAATAATTAAAAATAAGGATTATCCAAACCGATATTCATTATTCTTATTAAATACAAGGACAACAATTCAGATCCTAACCGATCTGGCCACTCAGAACCGGTTTTCCGGTAGAATACAATGAGTTTTAAAAGTTTAAATTTAATCAATCCCATAGTCCGGGCTGTTACAGAAGCCGGATATTCCAAACCTACAGAGCTGCAGTACATGGCTGTTTCCCATATTTTAGCAGGCAGGGATATTGTAGGACATGCGCAAACCGGTACAGGAAAAACGGCAGCATTTGCTATGCCTATTCTCCAGCTGTTAAAAAAAAATACATCAGACCATAAAGAAATACGGATTTTAATATTAACTCCAACACGGGAATTGGTTTTACAACTCGAGGAACACTTTAAAATCTACAGCAAATATTTACCATTATCACAACTTTCCATCTTTGATGGCGTATTATCAGGAAGCCAGCTGGCAGCCCTGGGAAAACGAGTGGATATTCTTATCGCAACTCCCGAAAGACTACTGGATCTGATAAGCCAGAGACATATTGATTTCTCTAAAATAGAAATACTGGTTCTGGATGAAGCAGACAGAATGCTTGATATGGGATTTTCAGACTACGTAAAAAAAATATTAAAACTGCTTTCACCCAAA
Protein-coding sequences here:
- a CDS encoding DEAD/DEAH box helicase, with amino-acid sequence MSFKSLNLINPIVRAVTEAGYSKPTELQYMAVSHILAGRDIVGHAQTGTGKTAAFAMPILQLLKKNTSDHKEIRILILTPTRELVLQLEEHFKIYSKYLPLSQLSIFDGVLSGSQLAALGKRVDILIATPERLLDLISQRHIDFSKIEILVLDEADRMLDMGFSDYVKKILKLLSPKRQTLFFSATMPLNVRRFADTMLKNPIEII